In Musa acuminata AAA Group cultivar baxijiao chromosome BXJ3-11, Cavendish_Baxijiao_AAA, whole genome shotgun sequence, one DNA window encodes the following:
- the LOC103971665 gene encoding uncharacterized protein LOC103971665 isoform X1 produces the protein MYGSRGAMLGSGGGSDGYDGTKRPRMMESNPYFAVSSGFAMDGYEVGSKRSRLMDSSPYFSVGGIGSSYQSFGSSFNGGFGSMHSFPVVRLRGLPFNCDDLDIIKFFMGLDIVDCLLVNKSGRFSGDAFVVFSSPMQAEFALQRDRQNMGRRYIEVFRCSKQDYYRAVATEVNSGGWAFEDEYHQDAPPVRVKKSYEDKDKMEYTEVLKLRGLPYSVTKSDIVDFFEEFELSEDKVHIAYRLDGKATGEALVEFPSVEVAKKAMCKDKMTIGSRYVELFPSTPDEARKAESRSRELNQ, from the coding sequence GGCAATGTTGGGGAGCGGGGGGGGTTCGGACGGGTACGATGGGACAAAGAGGCCAAGAATGATGGAATCAAATCCCTACTTCGCAGTGAGCAGCGGCTTTGCTATGGATGGATACGAGGTTGGCTCAAAGAGGTCAAGATTGATGGATTCAAGTCCCTATTTCTCGGTGGGAGGTATTGGCAGCTCCTACCAGTCTTTTGGTAGCAGTTTCAATGGAGGATTTGGCAGCATGCACTCCTTCCCAGTGGTCCGACTGAGAGGCCTTCCGTTCAACTGTGATGACCTGGACATCATCAAGTTCTTTATGGGTCTGGATATTGTGGATTGTCTGCTTGTTAACAAGAGTGGGCGTTTCTCTGGAGATGCATTCGTTGTCTTTTCATCACCCATGCAGGCTGAGTTTGCCCTGCAAAGGGATAGGCAGAACATGGGCCGCAGGTACATCGAAGTCTTCCGGTGCAGCAAACAAGACTATTACCGTGCAGTTGCTACGGAGGTTAACAGTGGTGGCTGGGCCTTTGAGGATGAGTATCACCAAGATGCCCCACCTGTCCGTGTGAAGAAATCATACGAGGACAAGGACAAGATGGAGTACACTGAAGTCCTAAAGCTTCGTGGTCTTCCTTACTCTGTTACCAAGTCTGATATAGTTGACTTCTTCGAGGAATTTGAGCTGAGCGAGGACAAAGTACACATTGCTTATCGCCTGGATGGGAAAGCCACAGGTGAGGCATTGGTGGAGTTCCCATCCGTGGAGGTGGCAAAGAAGGCTATGTGCAAGGACAAGATGACGATCGGCTCAAGGTACGTTGAGCTTTTCCCGTCGACACCGGACGAGGCAAGGAAGGCTGAATCTAGGTCCAGAGAATTGAATCAATAA
- the LOC103971665 gene encoding uncharacterized protein LOC103971665 isoform X2 codes for MGREVSSGFAMDGYEVGSKRSRLMDSSPYFSVGGIGSSYQSFGSSFNGGFGSMHSFPVVRLRGLPFNCDDLDIIKFFMGLDIVDCLLVNKSGRFSGDAFVVFSSPMQAEFALQRDRQNMGRRYIEVFRCSKQDYYRAVATEVNSGGWAFEDEYHQDAPPVRVKKSYEDKDKMEYTEVLKLRGLPYSVTKSDIVDFFEEFELSEDKVHIAYRLDGKATGEALVEFPSVEVAKKAMCKDKMTIGSRYVELFPSTPDEARKAESRSRELNQ; via the coding sequence TGAGCAGCGGCTTTGCTATGGATGGATACGAGGTTGGCTCAAAGAGGTCAAGATTGATGGATTCAAGTCCCTATTTCTCGGTGGGAGGTATTGGCAGCTCCTACCAGTCTTTTGGTAGCAGTTTCAATGGAGGATTTGGCAGCATGCACTCCTTCCCAGTGGTCCGACTGAGAGGCCTTCCGTTCAACTGTGATGACCTGGACATCATCAAGTTCTTTATGGGTCTGGATATTGTGGATTGTCTGCTTGTTAACAAGAGTGGGCGTTTCTCTGGAGATGCATTCGTTGTCTTTTCATCACCCATGCAGGCTGAGTTTGCCCTGCAAAGGGATAGGCAGAACATGGGCCGCAGGTACATCGAAGTCTTCCGGTGCAGCAAACAAGACTATTACCGTGCAGTTGCTACGGAGGTTAACAGTGGTGGCTGGGCCTTTGAGGATGAGTATCACCAAGATGCCCCACCTGTCCGTGTGAAGAAATCATACGAGGACAAGGACAAGATGGAGTACACTGAAGTCCTAAAGCTTCGTGGTCTTCCTTACTCTGTTACCAAGTCTGATATAGTTGACTTCTTCGAGGAATTTGAGCTGAGCGAGGACAAAGTACACATTGCTTATCGCCTGGATGGGAAAGCCACAGGTGAGGCATTGGTGGAGTTCCCATCCGTGGAGGTGGCAAAGAAGGCTATGTGCAAGGACAAGATGACGATCGGCTCAAGGTACGTTGAGCTTTTCCCGTCGACACCGGACGAGGCAAGGAAGGCTGAATCTAGGTCCAGAGAATTGAATCAATAA